From Candidatus Latescibacterota bacterium, the proteins below share one genomic window:
- a CDS encoding reductive dehalogenase translates to MSAGPTYVTDGEIKPFDERDTVFSREALVEGSPNEVAYHSLHPENIEIDRKLARFITLKMEPGGSDDLLADAIYEAHFKSSAALALPDMVDGEPALEKADWSPAEAAAKVKAFARAIGADDVRIGPLKQEWVYSHRGSRPFFEGGYTNAPYFSGIPEGYQGAKYGGPIELKHSGAISMAFDQKKELVGTGSTRAVDFEVGRVYAKSVLVSVQLARFIRALGYPARAHHLRNYLIMLVPVAVDSGIGELGRCGYLVSRQSGANFRLAAVTTDLPLEFDDPVDIGMQDFCDKCKKCAVTCPSGAIPLEKTLVNGSWRWKLNPEACLQYWGHTGYTCGICQAVCPWTKPKNIFHRTIASAAVNLPWIRRALVKGDDIVYGAGFSPLPVPRWLEDEQKS, encoded by the coding sequence ATGAGTGCAGGCCCCACCTATGTCACAGATGGTGAAATAAAGCCATTCGACGAGCGCGATACAGTCTTTTCCAGAGAAGCTCTTGTCGAGGGTTCTCCCAACGAGGTCGCATATCATTCCCTGCACCCCGAGAATATCGAAATCGACAGAAAACTTGCCAGATTCATTACCCTGAAAATGGAGCCGGGCGGCAGTGACGATCTACTTGCCGATGCCATATATGAGGCTCATTTCAAGAGTTCCGCGGCACTTGCCCTTCCGGACATGGTAGACGGTGAACCGGCGCTTGAGAAGGCAGACTGGTCACCTGCCGAGGCGGCGGCAAAGGTTAAGGCCTTTGCGCGGGCCATCGGAGCAGATGATGTGAGGATCGGCCCGTTGAAACAGGAATGGGTATACAGCCACAGGGGATCGAGGCCATTCTTTGAGGGCGGATATACGAACGCCCCGTATTTCAGTGGTATACCGGAAGGATACCAGGGGGCAAAGTATGGTGGCCCGATAGAACTGAAGCATTCCGGCGCCATATCGATGGCTTTTGATCAGAAAAAGGAACTGGTCGGTACCGGTTCGACGAGGGCTGTGGATTTCGAGGTCGGCAGGGTCTACGCGAAGAGCGTGCTTGTTTCGGTTCAGCTTGCCAGATTCATCAGGGCATTGGGCTATCCTGCCAGGGCTCACCACCTTAGAAATTATTTGATCATGCTGGTCCCTGTTGCCGTCGATTCAGGTATCGGCGAACTCGGGAGGTGTGGATATCTTGTCAGCCGACAGTCCGGCGCGAATTTCCGGCTGGCTGCGGTGACCACCGATCTGCCTCTTGAGTTTGACGACCCGGTCGACATAGGGATGCAGGATTTCTGCGATAAATGCAAAAAATGCGCTGTTACCTGTCCTTCGGGCGCGATTCCTCTCGAAAAGACCCTGGTGAACGGTAGCTGGAGATGGAAGCTCAACCCCGAAGCATGTCTCCAGTACTGGGGCCACACCGGATATACCTGCGGGATATGCCAGGCGGTGTGTCCATGGACGAAGCCTAAGAACATATTTCACCGTACTATCGCGAGCGCGGCGGTCAATCTTCCATGGATCAGGCGGGCTCTCGTCAAGGGAGACGATATTGTCTACGGGGCCGGATTCAGCCCTCTGCCTGTACCACGATGGCTCGAGGATGAACAGAAGTCCTGA
- a CDS encoding thioredoxin, producing MGFIKRLLGLETKPGEPAPLTDERFDEEIAESGLPCFVYCFSLWCSSCQVMGGLLNEVGPDYADQARFFKLDVTKNPATASRLGIKGVPAIFFFRDGKPVESHTGLIPLDPLKEWIEMNISGKERPALQENPTLPNDEPGAADDIIPGSGPLL from the coding sequence ATGGGATTTATTAAAAGACTTCTCGGACTTGAGACCAAACCGGGAGAACCCGCCCCGTTGACCGATGAACGGTTCGACGAGGAAATAGCGGAAAGTGGACTGCCCTGTTTTGTCTATTGCTTCAGTCTTTGGTGTTCATCCTGCCAGGTAATGGGAGGTCTACTCAACGAAGTCGGCCCCGACTACGCTGATCAGGCAAGGTTCTTCAAGCTCGACGTCACAAAGAACCCGGCAACCGCTTCGAGACTCGGTATAAAGGGCGTCCCGGCGATCTTCTTCTTCCGTGATGGAAAACCGGTCGAGAGCCACACGGGCCTGATCCCTCTCGATCCCCTGAAGGAATGGATCGAAATGAATATATCAGGAAAAGAACGCCCAGCACTTCAGGAAAATCCGACATTACCGAACGATGAACCGGGTGCGGCGGACGATATCATCCCCGGCAGTGGCCCTCTGCTGTAA
- the iorA gene encoding indolepyruvate ferredoxin oxidoreductase subunit alpha produces MAMLLSGNQALARGMYEYGGEFASAYPGTPSTEILQVIAKFFKDDVYAEWAVNEKVALEVAVGASYGGARTLAAMKHVGLNVAADAFMTLSYTGVGAGLIIVSADDPSLHSSQNEQDNRYYGKMASVPVLEPSTSQEAKDFVKIGFEISEQFDTPVILRLTTRICHAKGLVEIGERKTVENKGFERNIEKYVMVPAYAAKRHKLVIERLEKLKEYAETSEINYIEWNDKKIGIITGAIAYQHAREAMPDASILKLGMGYPLPIKKIREFASKVDRLFVVEELEGFYEEIIAAEGIKVEGKKFFSNHMELNVDRVRKGFIEAGVLDSSVMPESVETESVLPRPPVLCSGCPHRGIMVALKKAGVYTNGDIGCYTLGALPPLNQIDSCLCMGASIGNAFGIERAGKTEKKAVALIGDSTFLHSGITALASVVYNGGTTTNIIVDNRITAMTGGQDNPSTSKTLMGDAVEPVNLAEICRAVGVKHVREVDPYDVDESYKVLKEELDREAVSVIITNRPCMLFPKKIKDEPYTVEADNCIACGACFNVGCPSISISEETNEKGRPKAVIDEYTCTGCTICAQVCPVDAIVKIES; encoded by the coding sequence ATGGCAATGCTGCTTTCCGGCAACCAGGCGCTTGCCCGCGGTATGTACGAATACGGCGGCGAATTCGCCTCGGCCTATCCGGGCACTCCGAGCACGGAGATACTTCAGGTCATAGCGAAGTTTTTCAAGGACGACGTTTACGCCGAGTGGGCGGTAAACGAGAAAGTGGCTCTGGAAGTAGCAGTAGGCGCCAGCTACGGCGGAGCCAGGACACTGGCCGCGATGAAACATGTCGGGCTCAATGTCGCTGCCGATGCGTTCATGACCCTTTCATATACTGGAGTAGGGGCTGGCCTGATCATTGTCAGCGCAGACGATCCGAGCCTCCACTCATCCCAGAATGAACAGGACAACCGGTATTACGGAAAAATGGCTTCTGTCCCGGTGCTTGAACCATCGACAAGCCAGGAAGCGAAGGATTTCGTCAAGATCGGATTCGAGATAAGCGAGCAGTTCGATACTCCTGTAATTCTCAGGCTTACTACCAGGATCTGCCACGCCAAGGGCCTGGTCGAGATAGGCGAACGCAAGACCGTAGAAAACAAGGGGTTCGAGAGAAATATAGAAAAGTACGTAATGGTCCCTGCTTATGCCGCTAAAAGACACAAACTGGTGATTGAGCGCCTTGAAAAGCTCAAGGAATACGCCGAGACTTCGGAGATCAACTATATAGAATGGAACGACAAAAAGATCGGTATTATCACCGGGGCGATCGCTTACCAGCACGCCCGCGAGGCGATGCCCGATGCGAGTATCCTCAAGCTCGGCATGGGGTACCCTCTACCGATAAAAAAGATCCGCGAATTTGCTTCAAAAGTCGACAGACTTTTTGTAGTAGAAGAACTCGAAGGATTCTACGAGGAGATCATAGCCGCCGAGGGGATCAAGGTCGAGGGCAAGAAGTTCTTCTCCAATCACATGGAACTCAATGTAGACCGCGTCCGGAAAGGCTTCATCGAGGCGGGAGTACTCGATTCATCTGTCATGCCTGAATCGGTTGAGACAGAATCAGTCCTTCCTCGTCCTCCGGTCCTTTGCTCAGGGTGCCCTCACAGGGGCATCATGGTGGCTCTGAAAAAGGCTGGAGTCTATACAAACGGAGATATCGGTTGTTACACTCTGGGCGCGCTTCCACCACTGAACCAGATAGATTCCTGCCTCTGCATGGGCGCCTCGATCGGCAACGCGTTCGGCATTGAAAGGGCCGGCAAGACCGAAAAGAAGGCAGTCGCCCTGATCGGGGACAGCACCTTCCTTCACAGCGGCATCACAGCCCTGGCCAGCGTAGTGTACAACGGAGGCACTACGACGAATATCATCGTCGACAACAGGATCACCGCGATGACTGGAGGGCAGGACAACCCCTCGACATCGAAGACTCTTATGGGAGACGCCGTTGAGCCTGTCAATCTCGCTGAGATCTGCAGGGCCGTCGGTGTGAAGCATGTCCGCGAAGTCGATCCATATGACGTTGATGAGTCATACAAGGTCCTTAAAGAAGAACTGGACAGGGAAGCCGTCTCGGTGATAATCACCAACAGGCCCTGCATGCTCTTTCCTAAAAAGATCAAGGACGAACCCTACACGGTAGAAGCCGACAACTGTATCGCCTGTGGTGCCTGTTTCAATGTAGGCTGCCCGTCTATATCGATCTCGGAAGAGACTAACGAAAAGGGCAGACCTAAAGCAGTAATAGACGAGTACACCTGTACCGGCTGCACCATATGTGCACAGGTCTGTCCCGTCGATGCCATAGTAAAGATCGAATCCTGA
- a CDS encoding indolepyruvate oxidoreductase subunit beta codes for MKNGTTNVLIVGVGGQGVLLASEILTEVAKESGLDAKKSEVHGMSQRGGIVTSHIRFGEEVMSPLIPSREANVILAFELAEALRWVGDLHPDGNIIINEQKIIPTITTTGKFFYPEKVVDKIKTLVPGAIVVDAYQIAMDLGNSRLVNTILLGVLSLSLEIEEETWLKVIERMAPKGTGELNKKAFMAGREVK; via the coding sequence ATGAAAAACGGCACTACAAATGTTCTGATCGTCGGAGTCGGAGGGCAGGGGGTACTTCTGGCCAGCGAGATCCTCACCGAAGTAGCAAAAGAAAGCGGGCTGGACGCGAAAAAGAGTGAAGTGCATGGGATGTCCCAGAGGGGTGGGATAGTGACAAGCCACATCAGATTCGGCGAAGAGGTGATGTCTCCACTTATCCCCTCACGGGAGGCCAACGTTATCCTGGCTTTCGAGCTGGCCGAAGCTCTTCGCTGGGTTGGCGATCTTCATCCTGATGGCAATATCATCATCAACGAGCAGAAGATCATCCCGACGATCACAACGACCGGCAAGTTCTTCTATCCCGAAAAGGTCGTCGATAAGATAAAAACTCTCGTTCCAGGAGCTATCGTAGTTGATGCATATCAGATCGCTATGGACCTCGGCAATTCGCGCCTGGTCAACACGATCCTTCTGGGTGTTCTTTCTCTCTCTCTTGAGATAGAGGAGGAGACCTGGCTGAAGGTCATCGAGCGTATGGCTCCCAAGGGGACCGG